A stretch of the bacterium genome encodes the following:
- a CDS encoding choice-of-anchor D domain-containing protein, whose translation MAHVDAGGTLIYNDGSYYGSNLPELFTRMGVQTMTSSHADFDVVAHDPDHRLFRQPDRITEVKNTLSAGVYVDVVTLRAGAVSLAGFTGAAGPNAIVLGPGGRTLFNAFQPGDFAGDDDLDGRSDMVELAGNEIVLMGLSAFWVRLDPASGMVPAGESQEVVASFDANFICDRDARALITITHDDPHRLPIELPVAMRVPGGTDITVAPSRLDFGSRFLGTARTDTLIVGNRGCIPLHISAIGSDRADFTVAQPGPVTVGPDSTLTVLVTCAPLAAGQIAGQVTLTSDDPDEPVIVVETTCFGVAPAVIEVAPDSVSMVLPAGTSASRVVTISNNGSGALDWSLQQPTTGTGGDLTGLRILWPRGHGEYAAVNWSNFTGELAARGAVVVESDQPVDSMLLAGFDIVYVNHGTTPWETAEAGALARWLWSGGSLLCETSTTADFTAILAAAEAGIAYGAAASAGGFTSLLDPHVITQGVANLSTTSSTTVLSSITGPAARLARGPQGQSIAALSSVGAGRVVALSHVLFNNSRLGVASNRVFGHHVIDWLNGGAWLAVSQSTGSIAAGASQELTLAFASGDNCGATRHRELRFDSNDPLTPLVVLPVTMTAVGEPAITIDRAWVDFGACPVGVATLDSLRIRNQGCGRLQIVGITVTPAAFTVAPPGPLSLAPKESVVLRVTCAPVAAGELAGTLVLASDDPAAPDVVVPLSALAVAADLLPTVTLTAAVGGLTSGTITLGTDPRAGDGLDPALDLPAAPPQPAPSVEAWFARAEWTGGDGRYRSDWRAAYDTGQNTKSWRFEVATDVAGQATLSAEANAAVAAPCALLLIDRMSGRVHDLLADPVFTWDAAAAEVRSFTVRLGTGIPAASPDRRVMAAGWSLVAAPLVPAPGATLGDVFLADAAPSAPWLFGWQASSRSYEVLASSTPHAPGTGYWLNSAVSYVWSLEGAPATDGVSVELTAGWSLVGYPLWFPGSVQGLTVTHEGVRYGFADATRRGLVSSRVYGADPAGSYVLTGDLAPWHAFWVASHVDGLALGFRHDWMEDGERLPPSRWPPAKARSAGKTADTATGPWSLAIAVVSDRPVPAIVLGQDPDATDGFDAALDLPAPPPAPVAVAAPALTLPRPGWSPATGDDWLSDLRAPGQRLLTWAARLTVPAAGPVTLTWDGLDLPAGVDLELRSHGRILVPSLKSQAQVELAVPAAGLDLDFAVVDATQPPPAGWLDPRLRNEPNPFNPQTRILFELPAAGDAVVMIHDLRGVLVRELRAGRLPAGPAALVWDGLDNRGQQAASGNYVCRLRLDGRSLGASRKMVLLK comes from the coding sequence GTGGCGCACGTCGACGCCGGCGGCACACTCATCTACAACGACGGTTCCTATTACGGCAGCAACCTGCCGGAGCTCTTTACCCGCATGGGTGTCCAGACGATGACGTCATCCCATGCTGACTTCGACGTCGTGGCCCATGATCCCGACCATCGCCTGTTCCGGCAACCTGACCGGATCACGGAAGTGAAGAACACCCTGAGCGCCGGCGTCTATGTCGATGTCGTGACCCTCCGCGCTGGCGCCGTGTCCCTGGCCGGCTTCACCGGCGCGGCAGGGCCCAACGCCATCGTGCTCGGGCCGGGCGGCCGCACGCTCTTCAATGCCTTCCAGCCAGGCGATTTCGCGGGCGATGACGACCTCGACGGACGGTCCGACATGGTCGAGCTGGCCGGCAACGAGATCGTCCTCATGGGGCTCAGCGCCTTCTGGGTCCGGCTCGATCCTGCGTCGGGAATGGTCCCGGCCGGAGAGAGCCAGGAAGTGGTCGCCTCGTTCGATGCCAACTTCATCTGCGACCGCGACGCTCGGGCGCTGATCACCATCACCCATGACGATCCGCACCGGTTGCCGATCGAGCTTCCCGTGGCGATGCGCGTGCCGGGCGGGACCGATATCACGGTGGCACCCTCGAGGCTCGACTTCGGTTCCCGCTTTCTCGGGACGGCGCGCACCGATACCCTCATCGTCGGCAACCGGGGCTGCATCCCGCTGCACATCAGCGCCATCGGGTCGGATCGTGCCGATTTCACCGTGGCGCAGCCGGGGCCCGTCACGGTCGGGCCCGATTCGACCTTGACCGTGCTGGTCACGTGCGCGCCCCTGGCCGCCGGGCAGATTGCCGGCCAGGTCACCCTGACGAGCGACGATCCCGACGAGCCGGTCATTGTCGTCGAGACGACCTGCTTCGGCGTGGCGCCGGCGGTCATCGAGGTGGCGCCGGATTCGGTGTCGATGGTGCTGCCGGCCGGCACTTCCGCCTCACGCGTGGTGACCATCAGCAACAACGGGTCGGGCGCACTCGACTGGTCGTTGCAGCAGCCCACGACGGGCACGGGCGGGGACCTCACGGGCCTGCGCATCCTCTGGCCGCGCGGCCACGGCGAGTATGCCGCCGTGAACTGGTCCAACTTCACCGGTGAGCTTGCGGCGCGGGGCGCGGTCGTCGTCGAGAGCGACCAGCCGGTCGACAGCATGCTCCTGGCCGGTTTCGACATCGTCTACGTCAATCACGGCACAACGCCCTGGGAGACGGCCGAGGCGGGCGCACTCGCGCGCTGGCTATGGTCGGGCGGCAGCCTGCTGTGCGAGACGTCGACGACGGCGGACTTCACGGCCATCCTGGCCGCGGCCGAGGCCGGGATCGCGTACGGGGCGGCGGCGAGCGCCGGCGGTTTCACGTCGCTGCTCGATCCCCATGTCATCACCCAGGGCGTGGCGAACCTTTCGACGACCTCGTCGACAACCGTCCTGTCCTCGATCACCGGACCTGCGGCCCGCCTGGCGCGCGGCCCGCAGGGGCAGTCCATCGCCGCGCTCAGTTCGGTCGGCGCCGGTCGCGTCGTGGCCCTGTCGCACGTCCTGTTCAACAACAGCCGGCTCGGCGTCGCGTCCAACCGTGTCTTCGGGCATCACGTGATCGACTGGCTCAACGGGGGGGCCTGGCTGGCCGTTTCGCAGTCGACCGGTTCGATCGCCGCAGGCGCCTCGCAGGAGCTGACGCTCGCGTTCGCCTCCGGTGACAACTGCGGTGCGACACGGCATCGCGAACTCCGGTTCGACAGCAACGATCCCCTGACACCGCTGGTGGTGCTGCCGGTCACGATGACGGCTGTCGGCGAACCGGCGATCACGATCGACCGGGCCTGGGTGGACTTCGGCGCCTGCCCGGTCGGCGTGGCGACCCTTGACTCGCTGCGTATCAGGAACCAGGGCTGCGGTCGGCTGCAGATCGTCGGCATCACCGTGACGCCTGCCGCGTTCACGGTCGCACCGCCCGGTCCGCTCAGCCTGGCGCCGAAGGAATCCGTGGTGCTGCGGGTGACCTGTGCCCCCGTCGCGGCCGGCGAACTCGCGGGCACGCTGGTCCTGGCCAGCGACGACCCTGCCGCGCCTGACGTGGTGGTGCCGTTGTCGGCCCTTGCCGTTGCGGCAGACCTGTTGCCGACGGTCACCCTCACGGCAGCGGTCGGGGGCCTGACGTCCGGCACGATCACGCTCGGCACGGATCCGCGGGCCGGCGACGGGCTGGACCCGGCGCTCGACCTGCCGGCCGCGCCGCCGCAGCCGGCGCCTTCGGTGGAGGCCTGGTTTGCGCGCGCCGAGTGGACGGGTGGCGACGGCCGCTATCGGTCCGATTGGCGAGCCGCCTACGACACCGGCCAGAACACGAAGTCCTGGCGGTTCGAGGTCGCCACCGACGTGGCCGGCCAGGCCACACTCAGTGCGGAAGCCAATGCGGCCGTGGCCGCGCCGTGCGCGCTGCTCCTGATCGACCGGATGAGTGGCCGCGTGCACGACCTCCTGGCCGATCCCGTGTTCACGTGGGACGCCGCGGCGGCCGAAGTGCGTTCGTTCACGGTGCGGCTGGGCACCGGAATCCCGGCTGCCTCGCCGGATCGCCGCGTGATGGCTGCCGGCTGGTCGCTTGTGGCGGCGCCGCTGGTGCCGGCGCCGGGCGCCACTTTGGGAGACGTGTTCCTTGCTGATGCGGCGCCGTCCGCGCCGTGGCTGTTCGGCTGGCAGGCTTCGTCGCGCAGCTATGAAGTCCTGGCATCATCGACGCCGCACGCGCCGGGAACCGGCTATTGGTTGAACAGCGCGGTGTCCTACGTGTGGAGCCTGGAAGGTGCGCCGGCGACCGACGGCGTCTCGGTGGAGCTGACTGCCGGCTGGTCGCTCGTGGGCTATCCCCTGTGGTTCCCCGGCAGTGTGCAGGGATTGACCGTGACGCACGAAGGCGTGCGCTACGGCTTTGCCGACGCAACGCGCAGGGGCCTGGTCTCGAGCCGGGTCTACGGCGCCGACCCTGCCGGCAGCTATGTGCTCACGGGCGACCTGGCGCCGTGGCATGCCTTCTGGGTGGCCAGCCACGTCGACGGATTGGCGCTCGGTTTCCGCCACGACTGGATGGAGGACGGCGAACGCCTGCCGCCGTCGCGCTGGCCGCCGGCGAAGGCCCGATCCGCCGGCAAGACGGCAGACACCGCCACGGGGCCGTGGTCGCTGGCCATTGCGGTCGTTTCCGACCGGCCCGTCCCGGCCATCGTGCTGGGCCAGGACCCGGATGCCACCGACGGCTTCGATGCGGCCCTGGACCTGCCGGCGCCTCCGCCGGCCCCGGTCGCCGTCGCCGCGCCGGCGCTGACGCTGCCGCGTCCCGGGTGGTCGCCTGCAACCGGCGACGACTGGCTCAGTGACCTGCGGGCACCGGGGCAGCGGCTTCTCACCTGGGCGGCCAGGCTCACCGTGCCCGCCGCCGGACCGGTGACGCTGACCTGGGACGGGCTCGACCTGCCTGCGGGTGTCGACCTGGAACTGCGCAGTCATGGCCGGATACTCGTGCCGTCGCTGAAGTCGCAGGCGCAGGTGGAGCTCGCGGTTCCCGCAGCGGGGCTCGACCTCGACTTCGCCGTCGTGGACGCCACGCAGCCCCCGCCCGCCGGATGGCTCGATCCGCGGCTTCGCAACGAACCGAACCCGTTCAATCCGCAGACCCGGATCCTCTTCGAGCTGCCGGCTGCCGGCGACGCCGTCGTCATGATCCATGACCTGCGCGGCGTACTGGTGCGCGAACTGCGCGCCGGTCGCCTGCCTGCGGGCCCGGCGGCACTCGTCTGGGACGGGCTGGACAATCGGGGCCAACAGGCAGCCAGCGGCAACTACGTCTGCCGGCTGCGACTGGATGGACGTTCTCTCGGCGCCTCGCGCAAGATGGTGCTGCTGAAATGA
- a CDS encoding PQQ-like beta-propeller repeat protein, with protein sequence MKRLPNPSTVVVSALRPLALLFLAAATASAQGTFHGDVARTGVYPEAGTPATGQLKWSFAAGAPIVGSPVVADGVVYFGALDGHLHAVEAATGTGKWKFKSRMPIASTPAIDGDTVYFVSSTGALAALSAATGEPRWVCAVEGERRFEAKGLHGYPPASQTMPDAWDVFTSSPAVSDGLVFFGAGDGGVYAVEAATGVLQWAFRTGNVVHASPAVAGGIVYVGSWDSRVYAIEARTGVLKWSFQAGLDPAIHNQEGFQSSCAVAGGVVYVGCRDAHVYALDAATGARLWDYPTGKSWVIGTPAVRDGIVYAGTSDSSRFFALDAKTGRLLFNSDTKAYVFSSAALSGPRAYVGCHNGTLYAFDARTGAIDWLFRTEGSRRDPLKLLDADLRLDQAAFHPVTGDFGDMYIDFYRFSTVGAIMASPAIADGVIYFGSLDGQLYAVR encoded by the coding sequence ATGAAGCGCCTGCCGAACCCGTCCACGGTCGTCGTGTCCGCCCTCCGTCCCCTCGCACTCCTGTTCCTGGCGGCCGCGACGGCCTCGGCCCAGGGCACGTTCCACGGCGATGTCGCCCGCACCGGTGTCTATCCGGAGGCCGGCACGCCGGCGACCGGCCAGTTGAAATGGTCGTTCGCCGCCGGCGCGCCGATCGTCGGCTCGCCGGTCGTGGCTGACGGGGTCGTCTATTTCGGCGCCCTCGACGGCCACCTGCACGCCGTCGAGGCCGCCACGGGCACCGGCAAGTGGAAGTTCAAGTCGCGCATGCCCATCGCGAGCACGCCCGCCATCGACGGTGACACGGTGTACTTCGTCTCGTCGACGGGTGCCCTGGCGGCGCTTTCCGCGGCCACCGGCGAGCCGCGGTGGGTTTGCGCGGTCGAGGGCGAGCGTCGCTTCGAGGCGAAGGGACTCCACGGCTACCCGCCTGCCTCGCAGACCATGCCCGACGCCTGGGACGTGTTCACTTCCTCGCCGGCGGTGAGTGACGGCCTGGTCTTCTTCGGTGCCGGCGACGGCGGCGTCTACGCGGTCGAGGCCGCCACCGGCGTGCTGCAGTGGGCCTTCCGCACCGGCAACGTGGTGCACGCCTCGCCGGCGGTGGCCGGCGGCATCGTCTATGTCGGCAGCTGGGACAGCCGCGTCTACGCGATCGAGGCGCGCACGGGCGTCCTGAAGTGGTCGTTCCAGGCCGGCCTCGACCCGGCCATCCACAACCAGGAGGGATTCCAGTCGTCGTGCGCGGTGGCCGGGGGCGTGGTCTACGTCGGCTGTCGCGATGCGCACGTCTACGCGCTGGATGCGGCGACCGGGGCACGCCTCTGGGACTACCCGACCGGCAAGTCCTGGGTGATCGGCACGCCGGCCGTGCGCGACGGCATCGTCTATGCCGGCACTTCGGACAGTTCGCGATTCTTCGCGCTCGACGCGAAGACCGGTCGTCTGCTGTTCAACTCCGACACGAAGGCCTATGTGTTCTCGTCGGCGGCGTTGAGCGGCCCGCGCGCCTACGTCGGCTGCCACAACGGTACGCTCTACGCCTTCGACGCGCGCACCGGCGCCATCGACTGGCTTTTTCGCACCGAGGGTTCGCGCCGCGACCCGCTCAAGCTGCTCGACGCCGACCTGCGCCTCGACCAGGCGGCATTCCATCCCGTGACCGGCGACTTCGGCGACATGTACATCGACTTCTACCGCTTCTCGACGGTGGGCGCGATCATGGCGTCGCCGGCGATCGCGGACGGCGTCATCTATTTCGGGAGCCTGGACGGACAGCTGTACGCCGTGCGCTAG
- a CDS encoding carboxymuconolactone decarboxylase family protein, whose protein sequence is MTGRLQAFRAERERLNARVLETATMTTKRFFNLDTATYKDGALSARTKEMAGLAASLVLRCDDCIAYHTIRCVEEGVTEAEILEIFDVGLIVGGSIVIPHLRRARALLDELLAEQAP, encoded by the coding sequence ATGACCGGCCGCCTGCAAGCCTTCCGCGCGGAGCGCGAGCGCCTCAACGCGCGCGTGCTCGAGACCGCGACCATGACCACCAAGCGGTTCTTCAACCTGGACACAGCCACCTACAAGGACGGCGCCCTGTCCGCCCGCACGAAGGAGATGGCCGGGCTGGCCGCCTCGCTGGTGCTGCGCTGCGACGACTGCATCGCCTACCACACCATCCGCTGCGTCGAGGAAGGCGTCACCGAGGCGGAGATCCTCGAGATCTTCGATGTCGGCCTGATCGTCGGCGGCTCGATCGTGATCCCGCACCTGCGGCGTGCGCGGGCGCTGCTGGACGAGCTGCTGGCGGAGCAGGCGCCGTGA
- a CDS encoding YhcH/YjgK/YiaL family protein, producing MILDLLERLEVVDGLPGPFADALAFLRQPGLESLDDGRYEAGLRGVHATVSRQRARHAGEGRLEAHRRHADIQVLLGGRESIGWAPLDMYALPDTAWDPVADLQFFAGAPQLWLHLRPGQFALFLPTDLHLPLVGEDLIHKVVVKVPLAEAWPVRE from the coding sequence GTGATCCTCGACCTGCTCGAGCGGCTCGAGGTGGTCGACGGCCTGCCGGGCCCGTTCGCCGACGCGCTGGCGTTCCTGCGCCAGCCGGGTCTCGAGTCCCTGGACGACGGCCGCTACGAGGCCGGGCTGCGCGGCGTTCATGCCACGGTCAGCCGCCAGCGCGCGCGCCACGCCGGTGAAGGCCGCCTCGAGGCGCACCGCCGCCACGCAGACATCCAGGTGCTGCTCGGTGGCCGCGAATCGATCGGCTGGGCGCCCCTGGACATGTACGCGCTGCCGGACACGGCCTGGGACCCGGTGGCCGACCTGCAGTTCTTCGCCGGCGCACCGCAGCTGTGGCTGCACCTGCGCCCGGGCCAGTTCGCGCTCTTCCTGCCGACCGACCTGCACCTGCCCCTGGTCGGCGAGGACCTGATCCACAAGGTGGTGGTCAAGGTGCCGCTGGCGGAGGCCTGGCCGGTGCGGGAGTAG
- a CDS encoding ABC transporter ATP-binding protein yields the protein MPPQPLLGPPELHYDSARPLRTLFGMLNRSRRYYLATALVMVIKHSPVWAIPFLVASAINSLTDPTAFPAPRLALYFGAVVILIVQNVPMHTLYVSMVSGAVRDLEKTLRSALVTRLQQLSIAFHGRTESGRLQAKVLRDVEQVQMFCMLLADAGAISVFSFIFAVVVTAIKEPRLLLFFVLMAPLVSLLRLLFGRRMVERNTAFRSEIERMSSDVAEMLNMIPVVRAHGLEDEAAGRMDSQFQAVNRRGRHLDLINALFGSSSWMSFQLSMVAALGVLVWFCRRGLITVGDIVLYQSLFTMMVNCISQLLSIYPQMARGVESIRSIGEVLECPDLELNRGRRAVEAMDGGVQFDHVGFAYDDDRAPSVVDCTLQVQSGECIALVGPSGAGKSTLMQLLIGFRRPQSGRILFDGQDMEELDMRTARRFISVVPQETILFSGSIRENIVYGLDNVGDEWLSEVLAAAHLSELVLSLPRGLETRIGEDGALLSGGQRQRIAIARALVRDPRILVLDEATSALDVVSERKVQEAIDRAVQNRTTFIVAHRLSTIRKADRIVVMKAGRIAETGSYDELMGRRGFFFEMQQLQH from the coding sequence ATGCCCCCACAGCCACTTCTCGGACCGCCCGAACTGCACTACGACAGTGCCAGGCCGCTGCGCACGCTCTTCGGCATGCTGAACCGATCCCGGCGGTACTACCTCGCGACTGCACTGGTGATGGTGATCAAGCACTCTCCGGTGTGGGCCATCCCGTTCCTGGTCGCCAGTGCGATTAACTCGCTGACGGACCCGACCGCCTTCCCCGCTCCCCGGCTGGCGCTGTACTTCGGGGCCGTGGTCATCCTGATCGTGCAGAACGTCCCGATGCACACCCTGTATGTCTCGATGGTCAGCGGAGCCGTCCGCGACCTGGAGAAGACCCTGCGCAGCGCGCTGGTGACGCGGCTGCAGCAGCTCTCGATCGCGTTCCACGGCCGCACCGAAAGCGGGCGGCTCCAGGCCAAGGTGCTGCGCGATGTCGAGCAGGTGCAGATGTTCTGCATGCTGCTGGCCGATGCCGGGGCGATCTCCGTTTTCTCCTTCATCTTCGCGGTGGTGGTGACGGCCATCAAGGAGCCGCGGCTGCTGCTCTTCTTCGTGCTGATGGCGCCGCTGGTTTCACTGCTGCGCCTGCTGTTCGGCCGGCGCATGGTCGAGCGGAACACCGCCTTCCGTTCGGAGATCGAGCGGATGTCGTCGGACGTGGCGGAGATGCTCAATATGATCCCCGTCGTCCGGGCGCACGGGCTGGAGGACGAGGCCGCCGGTCGGATGGACTCGCAGTTCCAGGCCGTCAACCGCCGCGGCCGGCACCTCGACCTGATCAATGCGCTGTTCGGCTCCAGTTCATGGATGAGCTTCCAGCTCTCCATGGTCGCCGCGCTCGGCGTGCTGGTCTGGTTCTGCCGGCGCGGCCTGATCACCGTCGGCGACATCGTCCTGTACCAGAGCCTCTTCACGATGATGGTCAACTGCATTTCACAGCTGCTCAGCATCTACCCGCAGATGGCGCGCGGCGTGGAGTCGATCCGGTCCATCGGCGAAGTGCTCGAATGCCCGGACCTGGAGCTGAACCGCGGCCGGCGCGCGGTCGAGGCGATGGACGGCGGCGTGCAGTTCGATCACGTCGGCTTCGCCTACGACGACGACAGGGCGCCCTCGGTGGTGGATTGCACCCTGCAGGTGCAGTCCGGCGAGTGCATCGCGCTGGTCGGCCCGAGCGGCGCCGGCAAGTCCACGCTGATGCAGCTTCTGATAGGGTTCCGCCGTCCGCAGTCGGGCCGGATCCTGTTCGACGGACAGGACATGGAAGAGCTGGACATGCGCACGGCCCGCCGCTTCATCTCGGTGGTGCCGCAGGAGACGATCCTCTTCTCCGGGTCGATCCGCGAGAACATCGTCTACGGCCTCGACAACGTGGGCGACGAATGGCTGTCCGAAGTACTTGCCGCCGCGCACCTGTCCGAACTGGTCCTGAGCCTGCCCAGGGGCCTGGAAACGCGCATCGGCGAAGACGGCGCGCTGCTCTCGGGCGGCCAGCGCCAGCGCATCGCCATCGCCCGCGCGCTCGTCCGCGACCCGCGCATCCTGGTGCTCGACGAAGCCACTTCCGCCCTGGACGTGGTCTCGGAGAGGAAGGTGCAGGAGGCCATCGATCGCGCCGTGCAGAACCGTACCACCTTCATCGTGGCGCACCGCCTGTCGACCATCCGCAAGGCCGACCGCATCGTCGTCATGAAGGCCGGGCGCATCGCGGAAACCGGCTCGTACGACGAACTGATGGGCCGCCGCGGCTTCTTCTTCGAGATGCAGCAACTGCAGCATTGA
- the cysD gene encoding sulfate adenylyltransferase subunit CysD, with amino-acid sequence MGSYTLTHLQHLEQESTHVMREVVAEFRNPVMLYSVGKDSSVMLRLAQKAFHPGRFPFPLMHVDTGYKFPEMYAFRDAHVAEIGARLLVERNDEWIGKGAHPTRLGNDKCCQQLKTRGLLDALAKHGFDAAFGGARRDEEKSRAKERFFSVRDRLGQWDPKNQRPELWSLYNAKIDDGENVRVFPLSNWTELDVWQYIRQESIPIVPLYFARPRKVVRLGGILVPCEHRDVVDPDGKLGFADSDVVEVNCRFRSLGCIPCTGAIESDAVTVDQIIEEVVEARRSERENRLIDLTSDSSMEQKKREGYF; translated from the coding sequence TTGGGTTCCTACACCCTGACCCACCTGCAGCACCTCGAGCAGGAATCCACTCACGTCATGCGGGAGGTCGTCGCCGAGTTCCGCAATCCGGTGATGCTCTACTCGGTGGGCAAGGATTCCTCGGTGATGCTGCGCCTGGCCCAGAAGGCGTTCCACCCGGGCCGCTTCCCGTTCCCGCTCATGCATGTGGACACGGGCTACAAGTTCCCCGAGATGTACGCCTTTCGCGATGCGCACGTGGCGGAGATCGGGGCGCGCCTGCTCGTCGAGCGCAACGACGAGTGGATCGGCAAGGGCGCCCACCCGACGCGCCTGGGCAACGACAAGTGCTGCCAGCAGCTGAAGACGCGCGGCCTGCTCGACGCCCTGGCCAAACACGGTTTCGACGCCGCCTTCGGCGGCGCCCGCCGCGACGAGGAGAAGTCGCGCGCCAAGGAGCGCTTTTTCTCGGTGCGCGACCGCCTGGGCCAGTGGGACCCGAAGAACCAGCGGCCCGAGCTGTGGAGCCTGTACAACGCGAAGATCGACGACGGTGAGAACGTGCGGGTGTTCCCGCTCAGCAACTGGACGGAGCTCGACGTCTGGCAGTACATCCGCCAGGAGAGCATCCCCATCGTGCCGCTGTATTTCGCGCGGCCGCGCAAGGTGGTCAGGCTCGGCGGCATCCTGGTGCCGTGCGAGCACCGCGACGTGGTCGACCCGGACGGCAAGCTCGGCTTTGCCGACAGCGACGTGGTCGAGGTCAATTGCCGCTTCCGCAGCCTCGGCTGCATCCCGTGCACCGGCGCCATCGAATCGGATGCGGTGACGGTCGACCAGATCATCGAGGAAGTGGTCGAGGCGCGCCGCAGCGAGCGGGAGAACCGCCTGATCGACCTGACCAGCGACTCGTCGATGGAACAGAAGAAGCGCGAGGGGTACTTCTGA
- the cysN gene encoding sulfate adenylyltransferase subunit CysN translates to MDSRIEPAPAALPDGEKTLLRFTTSGSVDDGKSTLIGRLLYETNCIFEDQYAAVARTSEKRGDERVELALLLDGLAAEREQGITIDVAYRYFQTAKRKFIIADTPGHEQYTRNMVTGASTADLAIILIDARHGVVTQSRRHGFLISLLQIPHLVVAVNKMDLVDWRQDTYDAIVRDYQAFSQKLDIHDVTFIPLSARDGDNVTRRSERMPWYQGQTLLHTLENVHVAADRNYVDFRFPVQTVLRPNLDFRGFAGTVASGTIRPGEEVVALPSGRSSRVKSIETFDGQLAEAFAGQAVAITLADEIDLGRGDMLVRARNLPQVGTNFDATLCWMDQEPLNRRTHYLLKHTTNTVKAFVGEVQYRIDVNTLHREPAETFALNEIGRVAIRTARPVFFDPYKANRETGSFILIDPVTNRTAAAGMIRGVSREVGDVARSVQAVSHRSQNVQWEGGLIAQADWERRNGHKGAVLWCTGYSGAGKSTVAKALVRELFAAGVQVMLLDGDNVRHGLCGDLGFSDRDRTENIRRVAEVAKLFFEQGNLVVCTFISPFRADREFARSIMPPGTFHEVFVKCDLEVCRRRDPKGLYRKAEAGEIAEFTGVSSPYEAPAEPDLVIETDLHDVDALVARVRAYLRDRGLAD, encoded by the coding sequence ATGGACAGCCGCATTGAACCGGCCCCGGCCGCGCTGCCCGACGGCGAGAAGACACTGCTGCGGTTCACCACCAGCGGCAGCGTGGACGACGGCAAGTCGACGCTGATCGGCCGCCTGCTCTACGAGACGAACTGCATCTTCGAGGACCAGTACGCCGCCGTGGCGCGCACCTCGGAGAAGCGCGGCGACGAGCGGGTGGAACTGGCGCTGCTGCTCGACGGCCTGGCCGCCGAGCGCGAGCAGGGCATCACCATCGACGTGGCCTACCGCTACTTCCAGACGGCCAAGCGCAAGTTCATCATCGCCGACACGCCCGGCCACGAGCAGTACACGCGCAACATGGTCACCGGCGCCTCGACGGCGGACCTTGCGATCATCCTGATCGACGCGCGCCACGGCGTGGTCACGCAGTCGCGGCGCCACGGCTTCCTCATCTCGCTGCTGCAGATTCCCCATCTGGTCGTGGCCGTCAACAAGATGGACCTGGTGGACTGGCGGCAGGACACCTACGACGCCATCGTGCGCGACTACCAGGCTTTCTCGCAGAAGCTGGATATCCACGACGTCACCTTCATCCCGCTCAGCGCGCGCGACGGTGACAACGTGACGCGCCGCAGCGAGCGCATGCCCTGGTACCAGGGCCAGACGCTGCTGCACACGCTGGAGAACGTGCACGTCGCGGCCGATCGCAACTATGTCGACTTCCGCTTCCCGGTGCAGACGGTGCTGCGGCCCAACCTCGACTTCCGGGGTTTCGCCGGTACCGTGGCCTCGGGCACCATCCGCCCGGGCGAGGAAGTGGTGGCGCTGCCGTCGGGGCGCTCGTCGCGCGTGAAGTCGATCGAGACGTTCGACGGGCAGCTGGCCGAGGCGTTCGCCGGGCAGGCCGTGGCCATCACCCTGGCCGACGAGATCGATCTCGGACGGGGCGACATGCTGGTCAGGGCGCGCAACCTGCCGCAGGTGGGCACGAACTTCGACGCCACGCTGTGCTGGATGGACCAGGAACCGCTGAACCGCCGCACGCACTACCTGCTCAAGCACACGACGAACACGGTCAAGGCCTTCGTCGGCGAGGTCCAGTACCGGATCGACGTCAACACGCTGCACCGCGAGCCGGCCGAGACGTTTGCGCTGAACGAGATCGGGCGCGTGGCGATCCGCACGGCGCGTCCCGTGTTCTTCGATCCGTACAAGGCGAACCGCGAAACCGGCAGTTTCATCCTCATCGACCCGGTCACCAACCGCACGGCGGCCGCCGGCATGATCCGCGGCGTGTCGCGCGAGGTGGGCGACGTGGCGCGGTCCGTGCAGGCCGTGTCGCACCGCTCGCAGAACGTGCAGTGGGAAGGCGGGCTCATCGCGCAGGCGGACTGGGAGCGGCGCAACGGGCACAAGGGCGCCGTGCTGTGGTGCACCGGCTATTCCGGCGCCGGCAAGTCGACGGTGGCCAAGGCGCTCGTGCGCGAACTGTTCGCCGCCGGCGTGCAGGTGATGCTGCTCGACGGCGACAACGTGCGCCACGGGCTGTGCGGCGACCTCGGCTTCTCGGACCGCGACCGCACCGAGAACATCCGGCGCGTCGCCGAGGTCGCAAAGCTCTTCTTCGAGCAGGGCAACCTGGTGGTCTGCACTTTCATCTCGCCGTTCCGCGCCGACCGCGAGTTCGCGCGCTCGATCATGCCGCCCGGGACCTTCCACGAGGTTTTCGTGAAGTGCGACCTCGAGGTCTGCCGGCGGCGCGACCCGAAGGGGCTCTACCGCAAGGCCGAGGCGGGCGAGATCGCCGAGTTCACCG